A part of Candidatus Palauibacter australiensis genomic DNA contains:
- a CDS encoding type II toxin-antitoxin system Phd/YefM family antitoxin — protein MTEWPLHDAKNRFSAVVTAAVAGEPQRVTRHGKPAVVVISVGEYERLRRLEGATAPSFAELLLSMPGGGEDVERLEVAPRPVEL, from the coding sequence ATGACCGAATGGCCGCTGCATGACGCCAAGAACCGCTTCAGTGCCGTGGTCACGGCCGCCGTGGCGGGCGAGCCGCAGCGCGTGACGCGACACGGCAAACCGGCCGTTGTCGTGATCTCCGTCGGGGAATACGAGAGGCTTCGGCGGCTGGAGGGGGCGACGGCCCCGTCCTTCGCCGAACTTCTGCTCTCGATGCCCGGCGGCGGCGAAGACGTGGAGCGACTCGAGGTGGCCCCGCGACCTGTGGAGTTGTGA